Proteins encoded together in one candidate division TA06 bacterium B3_TA06 window:
- a CDS encoding site-specific tyrosine recombinase XerD has translation MKRELVKWKKNFLLLLKEFLEGESNLSATTVEAYGRDLRQFFSFLKEKEGQVLDIVNVTERIIRDYLSHLYHAGLAPLSVARKLSALKSFFRYLKDKGRLAEDPAENITAPQPRQKVSDVLSVKEIEALLVAATGASRYSDSPKTSSFILRDQAVLEVLYSAGLRISELIGLKLSNLDLQEKSLRVTGLRNKERVLPLGEPAVISLRRYICGEEGRKKLLSPDKDSRNAIFLNCRGQPLSRMGAWRIIHTCIEAAGIKRHVTPRTFRHSFAAHLLESGAKIRTVKEMLGHSLYIVTWTQYAHLPRP, from the coding sequence ATGAAGAGAGAGTTGGTAAAGTGGAAAAAGAATTTCCTACTTCTCCTTAAGGAATTCTTAGAAGGAGAATCCAACCTGTCGGCGACTACGGTCGAGGCCTATGGGCGAGACCTTCGACAGTTTTTTTCATTTCTAAAAGAGAAAGAAGGCCAAGTGCTTGATATTGTGAACGTTACAGAAAGAATCATTCGCGACTATCTATCCCACTTATATCATGCAGGTCTCGCGCCACTCTCTGTCGCTCGAAAACTCTCGGCCTTAAAGTCGTTTTTTCGCTATCTCAAGGATAAAGGTAGACTTGCTGAAGATCCAGCCGAAAATATTACAGCCCCTCAACCTAGACAGAAAGTTTCTGATGTGCTTTCAGTGAAGGAAATAGAAGCCTTGTTGGTTGCCGCCACAGGTGCATCCAGGTATTCCGATTCCCCAAAAACTTCGTCGTTTATATTGCGCGACCAAGCTGTGCTTGAAGTGCTTTATAGTGCAGGATTGCGAATATCGGAACTTATCGGTCTTAAGTTAAGTAATCTCGATCTACAGGAGAAATCCCTTCGTGTAACAGGCTTGAGGAATAAGGAGAGAGTACTGCCTTTAGGGGAACCCGCAGTTATTTCTCTGCGTCGGTACATCTGTGGCGAGGAAGGTCGCAAGAAGTTACTTAGTCCTGACAAAGATAGCCGCAATGCGATTTTTCTTAATTGTCGTGGTCAACCACTTTCACGCATGGGAGCTTGGAGGATCATTCACACGTGTATAGAAGCGGCAGGAATTAAAAGGCATGTTACCCCACGTACTTTCAGACATTCTTTTGCCGCTCATCTTTTAGAGAGCGGGGCCAAGATTCGCACCGTCAAGGAAATGCTAGGTCACTCCCTATATATCGTTACATGGACGCAATATGCCCACCTGCCACGCCCGTGA
- the trxA gene encoding thioredoxin codes for MIEVKTAEEFKKEVLQAKVPVIVDFWASWCQPCKILGPIVEELAKDYDGRARVVKVNVDEARELVQIHQVMSIPTVVFFKQGQARDRSIGAVPKAILAEKLDALLEG; via the coding sequence ATGATAGAGGTAAAGACCGCCGAGGAGTTCAAGAAAGAGGTGCTCCAGGCCAAGGTTCCGGTCATCGTTGATTTCTGGGCAAGCTGGTGTCAGCCCTGCAAGATACTGGGGCCGATTGTTGAGGAGCTTGCCAAAGACTACGATGGTCGCGCCAGGGTAGTGAAGGTCAACGTGGACGAGGCGCGCGAACTAGTGCAGATTCATCAGGTTATGAGCATCCCCACCGTTGTATTCTTCAAGCAAGGCCAGGCCCGCGATCGCAGCATAGGAGCCGTTCCCAAAGCGATCCTGGCGGAAAAACTAGACGCCTTACTGGAAGGCTAA
- a CDS encoding tRNA guanosine(34) transglycosylase Tgt gives MIRFRLNATDSKTKARQGTLELTHGSVETPAFMAVATQGTVKTFTPDEVADLGGQILVANAYHLYLRPGVEVIGQAGGVSKFMGWNRPTLTDSGGFQIYSLTGLGRISDEGVTFQSHIDGSRHTFTPEKVVEIQRALDSDIWMVLDQPIGYPAEYPAAVRSLERTTLWAKRSLGCVTGVTGVTGVTGGVTGRLFGIVQGATYDDLRERSAKEITALPFRGFAIGGLCLGEPPELTYRIIDNVEPMLPKDRIRYVMGAGYPADLLQMVARGADLFDCVLPTRNGRTGSAFTRQGQINLRNACYKDDLRPIEEGCACPACQNYTRAFLRHLFMADEILGPRLLSIHNLCFFYTLMREMREAIRKGRFSEYKSQRLKELRSGAEEVAG, from the coding sequence ATGATAAGATTTAGGCTCAACGCAACCGACAGCAAAACAAAGGCACGTCAGGGAACGCTTGAGCTTACCCACGGAAGTGTTGAAACCCCTGCATTTATGGCCGTGGCCACCCAGGGGACAGTCAAGACATTTACACCGGACGAGGTGGCTGACCTCGGCGGACAGATCCTTGTTGCCAACGCATATCATCTTTACCTGCGGCCGGGTGTTGAGGTGATCGGGCAAGCCGGAGGTGTGAGTAAGTTCATGGGCTGGAACCGGCCGACACTTACCGATTCGGGCGGGTTTCAGATATACTCACTTACGGGGTTAGGCAGGATCTCAGACGAAGGTGTAACGTTTCAGTCCCACATAGACGGCTCACGCCACACCTTTACCCCTGAGAAGGTCGTAGAGATACAGCGGGCACTGGACAGCGACATCTGGATGGTGCTTGATCAGCCCATCGGCTACCCTGCCGAGTATCCGGCGGCGGTTCGCTCGCTCGAACGCACTACTTTATGGGCCAAAAGATCACTTGGGTGTGTTACGGGTGTTACGGGTGTTACTGGTGTTACGGGGGGTGTTACGGGCAGGCTGTTCGGGATCGTGCAGGGTGCGACCTACGACGATCTGCGCGAGCGATCTGCAAAGGAGATCACCGCCCTGCCGTTTCGAGGATTTGCTATAGGTGGTCTCTGCCTCGGCGAACCTCCTGAGTTGACCTACCGCATCATCGATAATGTAGAACCCATGCTGCCAAAGGACAGGATCCGCTACGTTATGGGTGCGGGCTATCCCGCAGATCTTTTACAGATGGTGGCAAGGGGTGCCGACCTCTTTGACTGCGTTCTGCCCACCCGCAACGGCCGGACAGGATCGGCGTTTACGAGGCAAGGACAGATAAACTTGCGCAACGCCTGCTACAAGGACGATCTTAGACCTATTGAGGAAGGCTGTGCCTGTCCTGCCTGTCAAAATTATACACGGGCTTTTCTGCGGCATCTCTTCATGGCTGACGAGATACTCGGCCCCAGACTTTTATCCATCCACAACCTTTGTTTCTTCTATACCCTGATGAGAGAGATGCGCGAAGCGATACGCAAAGGGCGTTTCTCTGAGTATAAGAGTCAAAGGCTAAAGGAGTTAAGGAGCGGTGCTGAGGAAGTGGCTGGATAA
- a CDS encoding IMP dehydrogenase, whose product MAGSKIQEGLTFDDVLLQPRRSEVLPREVNLTTRFSKKITLKLPLVSAAMDTVTESAMAITLAHQGGIGVIHKNMSIERQAEEVRGVKRAESWIIEDPFTVSPDTSLREVRALMERYHCGGFPVIDAERKVLGIITTRDIMFEDNLSLPVENVMTSQNLITAKKGTSINKAREILKRAKVEKLLIVDNKGRLAGLVTAKDIQKKLEHPDATVDERGRLRCAAAVGVSRDSLDRVEALIEADVDAIVIDTAHAHSKLVLDLARKLRKKMSNAQLVVGNIGTSEAAKDLLKLDPDAIKVGIGPGSICTTRVIAGIGIPQLTAIMNCYAETKQAKVPLIADGGIRYSGDIVKALAVGADSVMIGNLFAGTDESPGESILLEGRRFKIYRAMGSIDAMRQGSADRYFQEEAKKFVPEGIEGIVPYRGSVCEQIYQLAGGTKSGLGYVGAKTIAQLRQRARFVQISGAGLKEGHPHDVRITKEAPNYELHP is encoded by the coding sequence ATGGCCGGTTCCAAAATCCAGGAAGGGCTTACGTTTGACGATGTGCTTCTGCAGCCGCGTCGCTCCGAGGTGCTGCCGCGCGAGGTTAACCTGACCACCCGATTCTCAAAGAAGATAACACTTAAACTTCCGCTTGTAAGTGCCGCAATGGATACGGTTACAGAATCGGCCATGGCCATCACCCTTGCCCACCAGGGTGGAATCGGCGTTATCCACAAGAATATGAGCATCGAGCGCCAGGCCGAGGAGGTAAGAGGAGTCAAACGTGCCGAGAGCTGGATTATCGAGGATCCTTTCACCGTCTCGCCCGATACGTCGCTGCGCGAGGTAAGGGCACTTATGGAACGCTACCACTGCGGCGGCTTCCCGGTGATTGATGCTGAGCGTAAGGTGCTGGGAATTATTACTACCCGCGATATCATGTTTGAGGACAACCTCTCGCTCCCGGTTGAGAACGTGATGACCAGTCAGAATCTCATCACAGCCAAGAAGGGGACCAGCATCAACAAGGCACGTGAGATCCTCAAGCGTGCAAAGGTCGAAAAGCTCTTAATAGTGGATAATAAAGGCCGGCTTGCAGGTCTCGTGACCGCGAAGGACATCCAGAAGAAGCTTGAGCACCCGGACGCTACGGTTGATGAACGCGGCAGACTGCGCTGCGCCGCTGCAGTAGGGGTTTCGCGAGATTCCCTCGATAGGGTAGAGGCTTTAATCGAAGCAGATGTAGATGCCATCGTGATCGATACGGCCCATGCCCACTCGAAGTTGGTTCTAGATTTGGCTCGTAAGTTACGCAAAAAGATGAGTAATGCGCAACTCGTGGTAGGAAATATCGGCACCAGCGAGGCGGCAAAGGACCTCTTAAAGCTCGATCCAGACGCCATAAAGGTAGGGATAGGCCCTGGCTCGATATGCACCACACGTGTTATCGCAGGTATCGGAATACCGCAGCTTACAGCTATAATGAACTGCTATGCCGAGACCAAACAGGCCAAGGTACCCCTTATTGCAGACGGCGGCATACGCTACTCAGGTGATATCGTAAAAGCTTTAGCCGTCGGCGCGGACTCGGTTATGATCGGAAACCTTTTTGCCGGCACTGATGAGAGTCCTGGCGAATCAATACTTCTTGAGGGGCGTCGCTTCAAGATCTACCGCGCAATGGGCTCGATAGATGCAATGAGGCAAGGTTCGGCAGATCGTTACTTCCAGGAAGAGGCCAAAAAATTCGTCCCAGAAGGAATAGAGGGGATAGTGCCTTATCGCGGCAGTGTTTGCGAGCAGATCTATCAGCTGGCTGGTGGAACCAAGTCCGGGCTGGGCTATGTGGGAGCAAAGACCATCGCACAGCTCAGGCAGCGTGCGCGCTTTGTGCAAATCTCCGGTGCCGGACTGAAGGAGGGCCACCCGCACGACGTCCGCATAACCAAGGAAGCCCCGAACTACGAACTGCACCCGTAA